A genomic window from Nocardioides sp. BP30 includes:
- a CDS encoding zinc-dependent alcohol dehydrogenase produces the protein MLSAAYTGARTFDVTQTRSVPPGRGEVQIAVAYAGICGTDLHIFHGDMDARVSTPAVIGHEMSGTVAALGEGVTGWAVGDPVTVMPLRWDGTCPACRAGNEHICQHLVFVGIDSPGALQGRWNVPADLLVGLPDGLSLQHAALVEPVAVAVHDVRRSRLAAGDRAVVLGGGPIGVLIAVVARDAGAEVLLVEPDAGRRTAVEELGFRVVDPATADPVTLVEEWTDGTGADVVFEVSGAAPAVLTATAVAKVRGTVVVVAIHPQPKPVDLQRVFWRELTLLGARVYQRTDFERAVELLAGGVVPADALITQVVPLAQVADAFGALESGRAMKILVDCQAGQGGDGR, from the coding sequence ATGCTCAGCGCTGCCTACACCGGCGCCCGAACGTTCGACGTCACCCAGACGCGATCGGTGCCGCCCGGTCGCGGCGAGGTGCAGATCGCTGTCGCCTACGCGGGGATCTGCGGCACCGACCTGCACATCTTCCACGGCGACATGGACGCCCGCGTCAGCACGCCGGCGGTGATCGGGCACGAGATGTCCGGCACCGTCGCCGCCCTCGGCGAGGGCGTGACCGGCTGGGCGGTGGGGGATCCCGTCACGGTGATGCCGCTGCGGTGGGACGGCACCTGCCCGGCCTGCCGGGCCGGGAACGAACACATCTGCCAGCACCTCGTCTTCGTCGGCATCGACAGCCCCGGCGCCCTCCAGGGCCGCTGGAACGTCCCGGCCGACCTACTCGTCGGCCTCCCCGACGGACTGTCCTTGCAGCATGCCGCCCTGGTCGAGCCGGTCGCTGTCGCGGTTCACGACGTACGCCGCTCCCGGCTGGCCGCCGGAGATCGCGCTGTCGTTCTCGGCGGTGGGCCCATCGGCGTGCTCATCGCCGTGGTGGCCCGTGATGCGGGGGCCGAGGTGCTGCTGGTCGAGCCGGACGCGGGTCGTCGTACCGCCGTCGAAGAGCTGGGGTTCAGGGTCGTCGACCCCGCGACCGCCGACCCGGTGACGCTCGTCGAGGAGTGGACCGACGGCACCGGTGCCGACGTGGTGTTCGAGGTCTCGGGGGCGGCACCGGCCGTGCTGACGGCCACGGCGGTGGCGAAGGTCCGCGGCACCGTGGTGGTGGTCGCGATCCATCCCCAGCCGAAGCCGGTCGACCTGCAGCGGGTGTTCTGGCGCGAGCTGACGCTCCTGGGCGCGCGGGTCTACCAGCGCACTGACTTCGAGCGTGCCGTCGAGCTGCTGGCCGGGGGTGTCGTCCCCGCCGACGCGCTCATCACCCAGGTGGTGCCGCTGGCCCAGGTCGCCGACGCCTTCGGGGCGCTGGAGTCAGGCCGTGCGATGAAGATCCTGGTCGACTGCCAGGCCGGGCAGGGCGGGGACGGCCGATGA
- a CDS encoding SDR family oxidoreductase yields MSLFDLTGRLAVVTGARRGIGLAMAVALAEAGADVIGVSAQLEDDPQVGRLVTATGRSFEGRRCDFTDRDAVLALGADLAEREPDIVINNAGTIRRQPAADHALELWDEVIGVNLSAPFALTQALARPMLERGSGKVVFTASLLSFQGGINVPGYAASKSGIAGLTKALANEWAPHGVNVNAIAPGYIATDNTQALQDDPDRSRSILERIPAGRWGRASDLAGATVFLASAASDYVDGVVLPVDGGWLGR; encoded by the coding sequence ATGAGCCTCTTCGACCTCACCGGCCGCCTGGCCGTCGTCACCGGCGCTCGTCGCGGCATCGGCCTGGCCATGGCCGTCGCCCTCGCCGAGGCCGGCGCCGACGTGATCGGGGTGAGCGCCCAGCTCGAGGACGATCCGCAGGTCGGCCGCCTGGTCACGGCCACGGGCCGCTCCTTCGAAGGGCGCCGGTGCGACTTCACGGACCGTGATGCCGTCCTCGCCCTCGGCGCCGACCTCGCCGAGCGGGAGCCCGACATCGTGATCAACAACGCCGGCACCATCCGCCGCCAGCCGGCCGCCGACCACGCCCTCGAGCTGTGGGACGAGGTCATCGGCGTCAACCTCTCGGCGCCGTTCGCGCTGACCCAGGCGCTGGCGCGCCCCATGCTCGAGCGTGGGTCGGGCAAAGTCGTCTTCACCGCCTCGCTGCTCAGCTTCCAGGGCGGCATCAACGTGCCCGGCTACGCCGCCTCCAAGTCGGGCATCGCCGGCCTGACCAAGGCGCTGGCAAACGAGTGGGCGCCGCACGGCGTCAACGTCAACGCGATAGCGCCCGGCTACATCGCCACCGACAACACCCAGGCCCTCCAGGACGACCCGGACCGATCCCGCTCGATCCTGGAACGCATCCCGGCCGGTCGCTGGGGGAGAGCCTCGGACCTGGCCGGCGCGACGGTGTTCCTGGCGAGCGCGGCCTCGGACTATGTCGACGGCGTTGTCCTGCCCGTCGACGGTGGCTGGCTCGGCCGGTGA
- a CDS encoding fumarylacetoacetate hydrolase family protein, which yields MHLARLGPRGSEIPTVVVDGTHLDLRPITADIGPTFLAGGGLQTVREAVAAGSLEPLANASELRVGAALARPGKIVCIGLNYRDHAAETGAAIPPEPVVFMKDPATVVGPFDEVLIPRGSTKTDWEVELGVVVGTTARYLDSPASALDHVAGYVLSHDVSEREFQLERGGQWDKGKSCETFNPLGGRFVTAEEIADPQDLRLALSVNGVRRQDGTTADMVFSVAHVVWYLSQFMVLEPGDLINTGTPAGVAMGMADQPYLRAGDVVELEISGLGSARQTVGQA from the coding sequence ATGCATCTGGCTCGACTGGGACCGAGGGGATCGGAGATCCCGACCGTCGTCGTCGACGGGACCCACCTCGACCTGCGCCCGATCACCGCCGACATCGGCCCGACGTTCCTGGCCGGGGGCGGCCTGCAGACGGTGCGCGAAGCCGTCGCCGCCGGCAGCCTCGAGCCGCTCGCGAACGCCTCCGAGCTGCGCGTCGGTGCGGCGCTCGCCCGGCCCGGCAAGATCGTGTGCATCGGTCTGAACTACCGCGACCATGCCGCCGAGACCGGGGCCGCCATCCCGCCCGAGCCGGTCGTCTTCATGAAGGATCCTGCGACGGTGGTCGGACCGTTCGACGAGGTGCTGATCCCGCGCGGCTCCACCAAGACGGACTGGGAGGTCGAGCTCGGCGTGGTCGTCGGCACCACCGCCCGCTACCTGGATTCGCCCGCGAGTGCCCTCGACCACGTGGCGGGCTATGTGCTCTCCCACGACGTCTCGGAACGGGAGTTCCAGCTCGAGCGCGGCGGCCAGTGGGACAAGGGCAAGAGCTGCGAGACCTTCAACCCGCTCGGAGGCCGGTTCGTCACCGCCGAGGAGATCGCCGATCCGCAGGATCTCCGTCTGGCCCTCTCGGTCAACGGCGTCCGGCGGCAGGACGGCACCACCGCCGACATGGTGTTCTCGGTCGCGCACGTGGTCTGGTACCTCAGCCAGTTCATGGTGCTCGAGCCCGGCGACCTGATCAACACCGGGACGCCCGCCGGCGTCGCGATGGGGATGGCCGACCAGCCCTATCTGCGCGCCGGTGACGTGGTCGAGCTGGAGATCTCCGGTCTGGGGTCGGCGCGGCAGACGGTGGGACAGGCGTGA
- a CDS encoding SDR family NAD(P)-dependent oxidoreductase has protein sequence MSTIRGQEYDGLVAVVTGGSDGIGLAVGLELAARGARVASLDLAVDDLPEEITGFRCDVTDRASVQAAVAQVVDRLGGIDVLVNNAGVSAVGTVEELGDEDWHRVLDVNVVGMARSSAAALPHLRASRHPAIVNMCSIGALNGLPQRVAYNASKGAVLALTYAMATDYVGEGIRVNCVSPGTVHTGFVDRMLARFPDPEREKAALDARQATGRMVTPEEVADAVAYLASPRSGSTTGTALDVDGGITHLRPRPVQQTD, from the coding sequence ATGAGCACGATCCGTGGTCAGGAGTACGACGGCCTGGTCGCCGTCGTGACCGGCGGCAGCGACGGCATCGGCCTGGCGGTCGGCCTCGAGCTCGCGGCCCGTGGCGCCAGGGTCGCCTCCCTCGACCTGGCCGTCGACGATCTGCCGGAGGAGATCACGGGCTTCCGCTGTGACGTGACCGACCGGGCCTCGGTGCAGGCAGCCGTCGCGCAGGTCGTGGACCGGCTCGGCGGCATCGACGTCCTGGTCAACAACGCCGGTGTCAGTGCTGTCGGCACGGTCGAGGAGCTCGGCGACGAGGACTGGCACCGGGTCCTCGACGTCAACGTCGTCGGGATGGCGCGTTCCTCAGCGGCCGCCCTGCCGCACCTGCGTGCCTCGCGCCATCCGGCGATCGTCAACATGTGCTCGATCGGCGCGCTCAACGGCCTGCCGCAGCGGGTGGCCTACAACGCCTCCAAGGGCGCCGTCCTGGCGCTGACCTACGCGATGGCGACCGATTACGTCGGGGAGGGCATCCGGGTCAACTGCGTCTCGCCGGGCACGGTGCACACCGGCTTCGTCGACCGGATGCTCGCCAGGTTCCCCGACCCGGAGAGGGAGAAGGCGGCCCTCGACGCCCGTCAGGCGACGGGCCGGATGGTGACCCCCGAGGAGGTGGCCGATGCCGTCGCCTACCTGGCCAGTCCGCGTTCCGGATCGACCACCGGGACCGCTCTGGACGTCGACGGCGGCATCACCCATCTGCGGCCGCGGCCGGTCCAGCAGACCGACTAG
- a CDS encoding ABC transporter substrate-binding protein, giving the protein MEMVPRNAARVRRSRRVSRVRAAALVAGAVVGALSLAACGGQSVGGSTSKIADSNSKYGFKTASQDSKAQITVWVDSTREPIAKAYNAAHPDAQVKIVTYDGNANGSNSFKTKTQLFDRAGSGWPDVTFTTDNNSAAWGSFSGTGDLAAVNKGLVPDTTLNNFAKGSLDVCTVDGTSYCLRNDLAQNVLWYNKTLMDKFGYQVPTTWEDYEKLADKVATEHPGYIVGTAGDAWTPEIYMWAAQCPANDVTGPKTVKVDTSDPNCVKGAKLIDDLVANKTMSTLSLFGPDFAKNDADKVLMLPGPSWYGGSVFQGTLKTPAGQVAAAPALKWADASDTVTGDVGGGAWWISSHSKNLAAAADFATWVTSQAKYGDALAPTYPAYTPAAQTWAAETQKSGYYADDIVTPMSQAAGQVWSGWGSAQFSQEAIWAKVVQAGMSQGKTVESLLPAWQTEIENQAKTFGYEVTK; this is encoded by the coding sequence ATGGAGATGGTTCCCCGGAACGCCGCCCGCGTACGGCGTTCGCGTCGAGTCAGCCGGGTTCGGGCCGCGGCACTCGTCGCCGGTGCTGTCGTCGGTGCGCTGAGCCTGGCCGCCTGCGGTGGGCAGAGCGTCGGCGGCAGCACCAGCAAGATCGCCGACAGCAACAGCAAGTACGGCTTCAAGACGGCCTCGCAGGACTCGAAGGCGCAGATCACGGTGTGGGTCGACTCGACCCGCGAGCCGATCGCGAAGGCCTACAACGCCGCCCACCCCGACGCCCAGGTCAAGATCGTCACCTACGACGGCAACGCGAACGGGTCCAACTCCTTCAAGACCAAGACGCAGCTGTTCGATCGCGCCGGCTCCGGCTGGCCGGACGTCACCTTCACCACGGACAACAACTCCGCCGCCTGGGGCTCCTTCAGCGGCACCGGCGACCTCGCCGCGGTGAACAAGGGCCTGGTGCCGGACACCACCCTGAACAACTTCGCGAAGGGCTCGCTCGACGTCTGCACCGTCGACGGCACCTCCTACTGCCTGCGCAACGACCTCGCGCAGAACGTGCTCTGGTACAACAAGACGCTCATGGACAAGTTCGGCTACCAGGTCCCCACCACGTGGGAGGACTACGAGAAGCTCGCCGACAAGGTCGCCACCGAGCACCCGGGTTACATCGTGGGCACGGCCGGCGACGCCTGGACGCCGGAGATCTACATGTGGGCCGCCCAGTGCCCCGCCAACGACGTCACCGGCCCCAAGACGGTCAAGGTCGACACCTCCGACCCCAACTGCGTCAAGGGCGCCAAACTGATCGACGACCTGGTCGCCAACAAGACGATGTCCACGCTGTCCCTGTTCGGTCCCGACTTCGCCAAGAACGACGCCGACAAGGTCCTCATGCTGCCCGGCCCGTCGTGGTACGGCGGCTCGGTCTTCCAGGGCACCTTGAAGACGCCTGCGGGCCAGGTCGCCGCCGCACCGGCCCTGAAGTGGGCGGACGCCTCCGACACCGTGACCGGTGACGTGGGCGGCGGCGCGTGGTGGATCTCCTCGCACAGCAAGAACCTCGCGGCGGCCGCCGACTTCGCCACCTGGGTGACCAGCCAGGCCAAGTACGGCGACGCGCTCGCGCCGACGTACCCGGCCTACACGCCGGCGGCGCAGACCTGGGCGGCCGAGACCCAGAAGAGCGGCTACTACGCCGACGACATCGTCACGCCGATGAGCCAGGCGGCCGGGCAGGTCTGGTCGGGCTGGGGCTCGGCGCAGTTCAGCCAGGAGGCGATCTGGGCCAAGGTGGTCCAGGCGGGCATGAGCCAGGGCAAGACCGTCGAGTCGCTGCTGCCGGCATGGCAGACCGAGATCGAGAACCAGGCCAAGACCTTCGGGTACGAGGTCACGAAGTGA
- a CDS encoding carbohydrate ABC transporter permease: MTATSSERVATVAPEAASNRIRTGSWRPRAGHAFVAPYVALLALFGIIPVCYSIYLAFTDVGGGFVGFSNFSRTAQDYRFLPALGHVAVYLLIWLVMLSVLVVLLTLLVHQLVSRRTKTVIRLAYYIPGALAGASSVLLWLFVLDPTVSPVAPILKALGSDHFTDVVAPGHLPVIFAVIAFWTGAGGWVLVLYGALNTIPSDVLEAAKVDGAGRVRTALRIQLPMIRKSITYMLILAFAAGTQLFVEPQLISQASFGIVPNDYSVNQLAYQYAFTQNDFNGSAAIALDLLVIALISTGLFVARGRLFETD; encoded by the coding sequence GTGACCGCAACCTCCTCCGAGAGGGTCGCGACCGTCGCACCCGAGGCCGCCAGCAACCGGATCCGTACCGGTTCCTGGCGGCCTCGGGCCGGTCACGCGTTCGTCGCGCCGTACGTGGCGCTCCTGGCGCTGTTCGGCATCATCCCGGTCTGCTACTCCATCTACCTCGCGTTCACCGACGTGGGCGGTGGCTTCGTCGGCTTCTCCAACTTCAGCCGCACCGCTCAGGACTACCGCTTCCTGCCGGCGCTCGGTCACGTCGCCGTCTACCTCCTGATCTGGCTGGTGATGCTGAGCGTCCTCGTGGTGCTGCTCACGCTGCTCGTCCACCAGCTGGTGTCACGCCGCACCAAGACGGTGATCAGGCTCGCCTACTACATCCCGGGTGCCCTGGCAGGAGCTTCCAGCGTGCTGCTGTGGCTCTTCGTGCTCGACCCGACGGTCAGCCCGGTCGCGCCGATCCTCAAGGCGCTGGGCAGCGATCACTTCACCGATGTCGTGGCGCCGGGCCATCTACCGGTCATCTTCGCCGTGATCGCCTTCTGGACCGGTGCGGGTGGCTGGGTCCTGGTGCTCTACGGCGCCCTGAACACGATCCCGTCCGACGTCCTCGAAGCCGCCAAGGTCGACGGGGCCGGACGGGTCCGGACGGCCCTGCGGATCCAGCTGCCGATGATCCGCAAGTCGATCACCTACATGCTGATCCTCGCCTTCGCCGCGGGCACCCAGCTCTTCGTGGAACCGCAGCTGATCTCCCAGGCCAGCTTCGGGATCGTGCCCAACGACTACAGCGTCAACCAGCTCGCCTACCAGTACGCATTCACCCAGAACGACTTCAACGGCTCGGCCGCCATCGCGCTGGACCTGCTGGTCATCGCGCTGATCAGCACCGGCCTGTTCGTGGCGCGCGGGCGACTCTTCGAGACCGACTAG
- a CDS encoding carbohydrate ABC transporter permease has product MSSPASYTAQRWAGRSLVAVVLIVFGLFFLVPVIWLLLAGTKTNHQLVDGNPFSFGSLSALRHNWDALMSFQSGSFKTWMKNSVLYAGLALVITLVVSIPAGYALAKLDFKGRRPLLIVTLVVMLMPTSALVLPIFLEVNYVHLVNTPLSVILPFSFFPFGVYLAYIYFADAVPSELLEAAKIDGCSEVRTFTAIALPLGMPVVALVGFFSFVQNWNNFFLPYVMLPRSDAYPMQVGLTQMLTSTPNFNPVVGASAEVSPPELVLATLVSAAPVLVIFLLAQRYVVSGLTAGATKG; this is encoded by the coding sequence ATGTCCTCCCCTGCCTCCTACACCGCCCAGCGCTGGGCGGGCCGCTCGCTGGTCGCCGTGGTGCTGATCGTGTTCGGGCTCTTCTTCCTGGTCCCGGTGATCTGGCTCCTGCTGGCCGGGACCAAGACGAACCACCAGCTGGTCGACGGCAACCCGTTCTCCTTCGGCAGTCTGTCCGCTCTACGGCACAACTGGGACGCCCTGATGTCCTTCCAGAGCGGGTCGTTCAAGACGTGGATGAAGAACTCGGTGCTCTATGCCGGGCTGGCGCTGGTGATCACGCTGGTCGTCAGCATCCCGGCCGGATACGCGTTGGCGAAGCTGGACTTCAAGGGCCGTCGCCCGCTGCTGATCGTGACGCTCGTGGTGATGCTGATGCCGACCTCGGCGCTGGTCCTGCCGATCTTCCTCGAGGTCAACTACGTGCACCTCGTCAACACCCCGCTGTCGGTGATCCTGCCCTTCTCGTTCTTCCCCTTCGGCGTCTACCTCGCCTACATCTACTTCGCCGACGCGGTTCCCAGCGAGCTCCTCGAGGCGGCGAAGATCGACGGCTGCAGCGAGGTGCGCACCTTCACCGCCATCGCGCTGCCGCTCGGGATGCCGGTGGTGGCGCTGGTGGGCTTCTTCAGCTTCGTGCAGAACTGGAACAACTTCTTCCTGCCCTACGTGATGCTGCCGCGCAGCGACGCCTACCCCATGCAGGTCGGGTTGACGCAGATGCTCACCTCCACGCCCAACTTCAACCCGGTGGTGGGCGCCAGTGCCGAGGTGTCACCGCCGGAGCTCGTGCTGGCGACCCTGGTCTCGGCGGCGCCCGTGCTCGTCATCTTCCTGCTCGCGCAGCGGTACGTCGTCAGCGGGCTGACCGCCGGCGCGACGAAGGGCTGA
- a CDS encoding SpoIIE family protein phosphatase — translation MPEDRAAGHGTGDGRAEAERQWHSYQAGEPRTGRRDRTAALDRLTKLATHALHVAAAQVSLIGEQQRVVGAAGTAATRRSPTPATEALCALVAHDAAPLRVDDALTDARVTHLPSVADGTVGAYLGVPLRVAGFVVGAVCVFEPHPRQWSETDVDFLSSLAQTVAAELELADLEASVEDERVLWQLAIDASEVGAFDWDLVTGELNWDGRSLELFGLDRDTFGGTIEAFNAVVHPDDRDRVTQALADAVETVGTYTAEYRVLLPSGDLRWISARGRAMPGPDGRAIRLLGAASDTTAEQADEARVARVLESMPTAFFSLDRSWRVTYANSEAKRLLGGIGVEWVGGVLWELFPAAVGSEFERQYRHAMASGEPVTFEAYYPPPLDAHYEVRGWPTPEGLSVYFIDITARHHAQEELDRASRRSTLLAEAGAEMADTWDGDTAVGRLARLVVPELGEWCLVTLTDHGRISSSDWRRGLRDVGGWHVDEARRSLVSRYAATRVPALTDASFFARALRSAAPIVVPTDATDAVASVLSAGEARDALIQLAPTAAAVVPMRARGRTLGLLSIFRGAGHPGFDAADLVLLKELGDRAGLALDNARLYAEQRDLAGELQRSMMTPPPEPDHLHVAVRYQPAAEVAQVGGDWYDSFLQPQGATVVVIGDVLGHDSAAAAAMGQLRNILRGVAAVTEASPAQLLSQVDQAMSRLLIRITATVVVARLEQTPEERRQGVTRLRWSNAGHPPPVVVTHPRGVPQGTEVLWGERSDVLLGLEPTSVRAENVVTLPRGSTLLFYTDGLVERRGEVIDEGIDRLAATFTELIHDGYGLEELCDELLRRLLPDDPEDDVALVAVRLLPED, via the coding sequence ATGCCAGAGGATCGCGCCGCGGGTCACGGGACCGGCGACGGCAGGGCCGAGGCCGAACGGCAGTGGCACTCCTACCAGGCGGGCGAACCCCGCACGGGTAGGCGGGACCGGACGGCCGCACTGGATCGGTTGACCAAGCTCGCGACCCATGCCCTCCATGTCGCAGCGGCACAGGTCTCGCTGATCGGCGAGCAGCAGCGGGTGGTCGGCGCTGCCGGCACCGCTGCCACCCGGCGCTCCCCCACCCCGGCGACGGAGGCGTTGTGCGCCCTGGTCGCCCACGACGCAGCACCGCTGCGGGTCGACGATGCGCTGACCGATGCGCGCGTGACCCACCTACCCTCCGTCGCCGACGGCACCGTCGGCGCCTACCTGGGCGTCCCGCTGCGGGTCGCCGGGTTCGTCGTAGGAGCTGTGTGCGTCTTCGAACCCCATCCTCGGCAGTGGTCCGAGACGGATGTCGACTTCCTGAGCTCGCTCGCACAGACCGTTGCAGCGGAGCTCGAGCTGGCGGACCTGGAGGCGAGCGTCGAGGACGAGCGGGTGCTGTGGCAGCTGGCCATCGATGCCAGCGAGGTCGGTGCCTTCGACTGGGACCTGGTCACCGGCGAGCTGAACTGGGATGGGCGATCGCTCGAGCTCTTCGGGCTCGACCGTGACACGTTCGGGGGAACGATCGAGGCCTTCAACGCCGTCGTCCACCCCGACGATCGGGACCGGGTGACCCAGGCGCTCGCCGACGCCGTCGAGACCGTCGGCACCTACACGGCCGAGTACCGCGTGCTGCTGCCTTCGGGGGATCTGCGCTGGATCTCCGCGCGTGGCCGAGCGATGCCGGGTCCGGACGGACGCGCGATCCGGCTCCTGGGCGCAGCTTCGGACACCACCGCCGAGCAGGCGGACGAGGCGCGGGTCGCACGGGTGCTGGAATCCATGCCTACCGCCTTCTTCAGCCTCGACCGGTCCTGGCGGGTCACCTATGCCAACAGTGAGGCGAAGCGACTGTTGGGCGGGATCGGCGTCGAGTGGGTCGGCGGGGTGCTCTGGGAGCTGTTCCCCGCCGCTGTCGGTAGCGAGTTCGAGCGGCAGTACCGCCACGCCATGGCCTCCGGCGAGCCGGTGACGTTCGAGGCGTACTACCCCCCTCCGCTCGATGCCCACTACGAGGTGCGTGGCTGGCCAACGCCCGAGGGACTGTCGGTGTACTTCATCGACATCACCGCACGCCATCACGCGCAGGAGGAGCTCGACCGGGCCAGTCGCCGTTCCACGCTCCTGGCAGAGGCAGGTGCCGAGATGGCCGACACCTGGGACGGGGACACGGCCGTGGGCCGGTTGGCACGGCTGGTGGTTCCCGAGCTCGGGGAGTGGTGCCTGGTCACCCTCACCGACCACGGCAGGATCTCCTCCTCCGACTGGCGACGTGGCCTGCGCGACGTGGGCGGCTGGCACGTCGACGAGGCCCGACGATCGCTGGTGAGCCGGTACGCCGCGACGCGGGTGCCCGCCCTGACCGACGCTTCCTTCTTCGCCCGAGCGCTGCGCTCGGCCGCACCGATCGTGGTGCCGACCGACGCGACCGACGCTGTCGCCTCGGTCCTGTCCGCCGGTGAGGCCCGCGACGCGCTCATCCAGCTCGCCCCCACCGCCGCGGCGGTCGTGCCCATGCGCGCTCGGGGCCGCACGCTGGGCCTGCTGTCGATCTTCCGCGGTGCGGGACATCCCGGCTTCGACGCGGCGGACCTCGTCCTGCTCAAGGAGCTCGGCGACCGCGCCGGCCTGGCCCTCGACAACGCCCGGCTCTACGCCGAGCAGCGGGACCTGGCCGGTGAGCTGCAGCGCAGCATGATGACGCCGCCGCCCGAGCCGGACCATCTCCACGTCGCGGTGCGCTACCAGCCGGCGGCCGAGGTCGCCCAGGTCGGCGGCGACTGGTACGACTCGTTCCTGCAGCCCCAGGGTGCCACCGTCGTCGTCATCGGCGACGTGCTCGGCCACGACTCCGCCGCCGCTGCGGCGATGGGCCAGCTCCGCAACATCCTGCGCGGCGTCGCAGCCGTCACCGAGGCCTCGCCCGCGCAGCTGCTCAGCCAGGTCGACCAGGCGATGTCACGGCTGCTGATCAGGATCACCGCCACGGTCGTGGTCGCTCGTCTCGAGCAGACGCCCGAGGAGCGTCGGCAGGGCGTCACCCGGCTGCGCTGGTCCAACGCCGGCCACCCACCGCCGGTCGTCGTGACCCACCCCCGGGGCGTGCCGCAGGGCACGGAGGTGCTGTGGGGCGAGAGGTCCGACGTCCTGCTCGGCCTGGAGCCGACGTCGGTGCGCGCGGAGAACGTGGTGACGCTGCCGCGCGGCAGCACGCTGCTGTTCTACACCGACGGACTGGTCGAACGACGCGGCGAGGTCATCGACGAGGGCATCGACCGCCTCGCCGCCACCTTCACCGAGCTGATCCACGACGGGTACGGGCTCGAGGAGCTGTGCGACGAGCTGCTGCGCAGGCTCCTGCCGGATGACCCCGAGGACGACGTCGCCCTGGTCGCCGTGCGGCTGCTGCCGGAGGATTGA
- a CDS encoding STAS domain-containing protein: MVASESERGALTIAVAEDAGDHLVTLSGELDLLHVATLRHRLEALLVEGSAQLVIDLRGLAFIDSSGLGALVAVHKKAKVLRGGIALVVEEGPVDRLLTLTGMRHVLRVFVTVEDALREARAARRR, encoded by the coding sequence ATGGTGGCATCGGAGTCGGAGCGGGGCGCGCTCACCATCGCCGTGGCGGAGGACGCCGGCGACCACCTCGTCACGCTCAGCGGTGAGCTCGACCTGCTGCACGTGGCCACCCTGCGCCACCGCCTGGAGGCCCTCCTCGTCGAGGGCTCCGCTCAGCTCGTCATCGACCTGCGCGGTCTCGCGTTCATCGACTCCTCGGGCCTCGGCGCGCTGGTCGCCGTGCACAAGAAGGCCAAGGTGCTGCGCGGCGGGATAGCGCTGGTCGTGGAAGAGGGGCCCGTCGATCGCCTGCTCACGCTGACCGGGATGCGACATGTGCTGCGCGTCTTCGTCACGGTCGAGGACGCGCTGAGGGAGGCGCGCGCCGCTCGGCGGCGGTGA